The segment GAATTGCCCATCCTGCGACGCTGCTTCCCGGATACGCCGTGGGTGTTCCTCTATCGCGATCCCCTGGAGATCGCCGCGTCGCACCTGTTGATGCCCGGCATGCACATGATTCCCGGACAGCTCGGGGTTTCACCGCTGAACGAGGCGGGGGAGGCCACGGTGCCACGCGAGGCTTACATCGCCCGGCGGCTGGGCCGCCTGCTGGAGCAGGCGGCCGTCATGTGCCGGGAATACGGCGGGCTGGCGCTCAATTACAGCGAGCTGCCCCACGCTGTGGTGGGCCAGCTGCGCGAACCGTTGCGGCTGGCTCCGGATCAGCTGGAGGTGGTCATGGCCGCCAGCCGGCAGAATGCCAAGCGGCCAGGCGAGACGTTCGCGGCGGACGCACAGCGCAAGCGCGATTCGGCCCCGGCCGCCCTGTGCGATGCGGTGTCACGCTGGGCGGAAGGGCCTTACCGGGCACTGGAGGCGCTGCGCCTGGATCAGTCGCGCTGAACGGGGTCGCGGCGCATTTGCAGCTGAACCTGGTCCGCGCTTGCTGGCAGGGTGCGGAATCCCAGGCGCTGGTAGAGGCGGATCGCCGGGTTGTGCCCCATGACCGCCAGCTCCAGCGCTTTGCATTGCCGGTCTGCGTGGCGGGTGAGATCGCCCAGCAGCCGTTGGCCGTAGCCGTGCCCCCGGTAACGGGCCTCCAGGCCGATTTCCAGCACGCGTATCGTGCTGGCGCCTTCATGAAGGGTAATGAGTCCGATGGGCGCGTCGTCCAGCAGCACCAGTTCCGTGCGGGCCTCGGGATAGTGGCTGGCGAAGGCTCGCTGCTGGAGCTGCCATTGCTGTTCGAGGAGGCCGGGGCAGGCGGCGATCATGGCCGGGTCCAGCCCGCGCAACTGGGCGAAGAGCTGACGCATCCAGGGCTCGTCGGCCGCACTGGCTGCCCGCTTGGTTAGAACTTCAGGCGTCTTTATCTCGATCATGCGCTGCTGTACTTTCCTCTACCGCTCAGGCCCGTGCCTGAATTCCTAACGATCAGGGAGTGACCAGATGTTCATCGAAACCCAGGGCCTTACCGCAAAGATGTTCGCCTCCGAGGTTGGCCAGGTCTTCACCGCCGAGACGGTGCCCGAACCTGTGCAGCTGACCTTGCTGAGGCTGGTGGAAGGCAGTGCTCCCAATCCGGGATTCCGCACGCCGTTCTCGCTGATCTTCACCACGCCGATGAGCGTACTCCTGCTGGAAGCGCAATACCGCCTGAAGAGCGCCAGCGGAAAGGAATATCTGCTGCACCTCAGCCCGATCGTTTCTCCCCTCGACGGTCAGCGCCACTACCAGGCCCAGTTCAACTAGGCCTGGTAGTGGGCAGTCCGGGTCAGTTGCGGCTCGGGAATACACCCTGGGTGCAGATGCACTGGGTCAGTGCCAGGAACGGCTGCACCACGCCGGTGGGCAGGTTCTGACCATTGAGCTCTAGCGTTACCTGGAGACTCGCCTGCACGGGCAGTTCGACGCTTCCCGGCGCCGGAGCGTAGATCTGCACGGTCACACCGGTACGGCCCGAGCTACCTTGCGCCTGGGCCAGGGTGGCGTCTGCCGCAGGCTGCTCGGAGGCGGCCGCCGTAGTGGACGACTGCAGCACCACAGTCGCTTCGGCGGTGGCGCCGTGGGTGTGGACGGGCAGGTTGAGTGTGGTCAGCGTGACGTTTTCCGAGCCGGCCGTCTGGCCGAGCGGATATTGAGCGCTTTGCCCGACCGCTGCCCGTCCGTTGAGGTTGGGCAGGCCGAAGGTCTGGACGCCGTTGCCGCCATAGGCGACGCCCAGCAGGGCGAACAGCGCCTGGTTCTGCTGGATCGACAACAACTGGCCGCTGCAGGTCATCCAGTTCCGTGGTGCGAAGTTGCCGGCGAAGGGCGCGATCACACCGAGGTAACTTTCGATATCCATTCGTGAGTCCTCGCGCCGTCAGTTGCGGGAGGGGAAGACCCCTTCCATGCAGATGATGTAATTGATCACGGTGAACGGCTGCAGAATGGAGAAAGGCTGGCTACTGCCGGCAGCCTGGACGCTGACGGTGGCCGCGCTGGTCAGGGGCAGGTTCACCGAACCGGGGGCCGGGGCGTAGATCTTCACGTCCACGGGCGTGCGGCCCGAGGCGCCATTTGCGGCGGCAAGCACGCTGTCCGCTGCCGGTGTTGCCGAAGTCGCCGCTGCGGTGCTGGCGGGCAGGGAGGCGGTGGCGGTCGCGGTAGCGACGTGGGTGTGGGCGGGCATCTGCGCGGTGGTCAGGGTCACCGACTCGGTGCCGGCCATCTCGCCCAGGCTGTACAGGGAGGTGCCGATGGACTGGCCGGCGCCGACGGGCACGCGACCTTGCAGGTTCGGCAGGCAGAAGGTGGTCTGACCGTTACCACCATAGACGGTGCCGAGGAGCGAGAACAGGGCGCTGTATTGAGAGATGGAGATGGTCTGCCCCTGGCAGAACGCCCAGCCACGGGGAGCGAAATTGGGGGCCCAACCGCTGATGGAGCCGAGATAGGACTGGTCACTCATGAGACTGATTCCTTCCTTGCGTGTGTGAGGCTTTATTGGAATAGGCAAGGAAGTACTGGCAATAGAATGGCACTTCCCTGCGCGCGGTGAACAATAGACGAAATTTCCTCTCGTCTCATGTTCTTTAGCACATGGAAACGTCGATTCTGTGACCCAAACGAAGTAAGGCCGGGCTGTTTAAGACTTCTTGGTCATTGATGGCAGGTTGATGGCTGAAAGCCATTTTCAGAGTAGGAAAAAGCAAATAACATCGTCGGACTAATCAGGCAGTGCAGAGTCACCGACAGGGAGCGCACAGCATGTTCTGGTCGAACAAGAATAAAGTATCCGGCCGCCCGTCCCAGGCCGAAGTCCGTTCTCCCCTGGCTCTGCCCCTCGAACCTCGCATGATGTTCGACGGTGCCGTCGCCGCCACCGTTGCCGATACCGCGGCGAGCCAGCCCACCGACGTTCCTGATGCGCAGGACACCGCTGCGGCCGAGAGTTCGTCCCATGACGGCCTGGCCGCCACACCCACTGGAGGCACCGGCGACCAGCGCCAGGAAGTGGTGTTCGTCGATAACGGCGTCAAGGACTTCCAGAAGCTGGTTGCGGCCATCAAACCGGGCACCGAAGTGGTGGTTCTGGATAGCAGCAAGGATGGCCTGCAGCAGATCGCCGACTACCTGGACGGCCGCAGTGGCATCGATGCCATCCATATCATCAGCCATGGCTCGGAAGGGCAGGTGCTGCTCGGTACTTCGGTGCTGGACATGGGCAGCGTCCAGCTGCGTGCGGACGACCTGGCCGCCATCGGCGATTCACTGAAGTCGGACGGCGATATCCTGATCTACGGCTGCGATGTGGCCAAGGGTTCCGGCCAGACCCTGATCCAGCAGATCGCCAGCCTCACGGCGGCCGATGTGGCGGCATCCAGCGATGCCACCGGGGAGCTGGTCAAAGGCGGGGACTGGAATCTCGAAGCAGCGGTGGGCAGCCTTGAAACAGCGTCGCTCTGGCAGGATGCGGCGCCCGGCTATGACAACCTGCTGGCCACTGTTTCACTCAATTCGACCTGGCTGGTCAACGGTGCTGATGAATGGAGCTACTCGGACAACCAGACCGCTGGGGACCTTCAAAGCGACGGTACTGGCATCTATTTCTTCGTCGATACGAATGCCTTCAACACGGCTCCCGTCGAATTCACCATCAGCAGCAGCGGCGGGCCGTTCAATCTTGACAGCATCACCGTCCGACCTTTCAACGACAACAACGATTACCAGTTCGAGATCTACCCCACCGGCAACTATGGCGCCAAGGTCACCAGCGTCCTGATTGGCAACCAGGCCAACCAGTCCATCGTCATCAACACCAACCTGGCGAACATCACGTCCTTCACCATACGTTTTGTTGATACGGGCGCCTTCCAGGGTTCGCCCGCCAACATGGACTTCCTCAGCTTCACGACTTCACCCGCCAATGCCGCGCCGACCCTCGGCAACGTCAATGGCGACAGCGTGGCCTGGGCTGGCATTGGCAGTAGCGTGACGCTGGACGCCGGCGGCAATGCCACGCTGGCGGACGCTGAATTCGGTGCACTCAACGGCGGTAACGGCAACTGGGCCGGCGCCAGCCTGACCCTGCAGCGTCCCAGCGGCGCGGTGTCCAGTGATGACTTCGGCTTCAATTCCTCGGCGCTGTTCACCGTCAGCGGCAACAGTGCGAGCGGCAACCTGCAAGCCGGTGGTCAGACCTTTGCGACCTACACCAACACCGGCGGTGTGCTGACCATCACCTTCACCAGTAGCAGCGCAATAGCCACCACGGCGCTGGTCAATGACGTGGCGCGGCATATCACTTACCGCAGCGACACCCCGGCCGGCGATGCTACGGTGCGTTTCACCCTGAGCGACGGCACCTCCAGCGCCACGGCCAATACCACGGTCACCAGCGACACCATCTACATCACCAACACCACCGACACCGCCACGATCGACGCGACTAACGGCGTGAGCTTCAGCGAGGCGGTGGCGATTGCCGCTCAAGACGCCACGGGCAGCCAGACGCTGGTTTTCGGCAGCAATTTCAACAGCGCCGTATCGCTGGCCGGTAACCTGGCCATCAACGAAAGCCTGATCCTCAACGCCGATTCGGCCTCGGGCCTCACCATCAACGGCGGCAACACCATCACCCTGGGCGGCGGCACCACGCTGGGCTTCACCAATTCCACCGGCACCGTCACCATTGCCGCCACGCTTGGCGGCAGCGGTTCACTGAGCAAGGCCGGCGGCGGCACGCTAGCCCTGAGCAGCGTCAGCAACGAAGCCAACATGTCCGGCGGCATCACGGTCAGTGGCGGTACCTTGCAGGTGCAGAGCGACGATCACCTGTCCTCCGGCACCCTGACCTTGAATGGCGGCACCCTGACC is part of the Pseudomonas lalkuanensis genome and harbors:
- a CDS encoding phage tail protein, with the protein product MDIESYLGVIAPFAGNFAPRNWMTCSGQLLSIQQNQALFALLGVAYGGNGVQTFGLPNLNGRAAVGQSAQYPLGQTAGSENVTLTTLNLPVHTHGATAEATVVLQSSTTAAASEQPAADATLAQAQGSSGRTGVTVQIYAPAPGSVELPVQASLQVTLELNGQNLPTGVVQPFLALTQCICTQGVFPSRN
- a CDS encoding sulfotransferase family protein yields the protein MASMNPDDFIGWLPIRTWQHEGVWRVDWCWFGEQRLTRPFFRDDVDQALRLPFNQAFRRESSLQALLDWWAASPGLAPAAFIFHASRCGSTLIAQMLASLDSHVVLSEPPPLDSLLRGHYRDGLVGCAQEAGVVAMLSALGQAPTPSAKHLVVKLDAWNLFELPILRRCFPDTPWVFLYRDPLEIAASHLLMPGMHMIPGQLGVSPLNEAGEATVPREAYIARRLGRLLEQAAVMCREYGGLALNYSELPHAVVGQLREPLRLAPDQLEVVMAASRQNAKRPGETFAADAQRKRDSAPAALCDAVSRWAEGPYRALEALRLDQSR
- a CDS encoding DUF6916 family protein, with the protein product MFIETQGLTAKMFASEVGQVFTAETVPEPVQLTLLRLVEGSAPNPGFRTPFSLIFTTPMSVLLLEAQYRLKSASGKEYLLHLSPIVSPLDGQRHYQAQFN
- a CDS encoding GNAT family N-acetyltransferase, which gives rise to MRQLFAQLRGLDPAMIAACPGLLEQQWQLQQRAFASHYPEARTELVLLDDAPIGLITLHEGASTIRVLEIGLEARYRGHGYGQRLLGDLTRHADRQCKALELAVMGHNPAIRLYQRLGFRTLPASADQVQLQMRRDPVQRD
- a CDS encoding phage tail protein, whose translation is MSDQSYLGSISGWAPNFAPRGWAFCQGQTISISQYSALFSLLGTVYGGNGQTTFCLPNLQGRVPVGAGQSIGTSLYSLGEMAGTESVTLTTAQMPAHTHVATATATASLPASTAAATSATPAADSVLAAANGASGRTPVDVKIYAPAPGSVNLPLTSAATVSVQAAGSSQPFSILQPFTVINYIICMEGVFPSRN